The Peribacillus simplex genome contains a region encoding:
- a CDS encoding transposase yields MGKHHDRDFKIYAARLVLEEGRKPRELAEELNISTPTLRNWVNIYKETNEEGPADSSIGFSGLSLKEEKDKIIKDLQEENEILKKAMHIFTKQPK; encoded by the coding sequence ATGGGGAAGCACCATGATAGAGATTTTAAAATTTATGCTGCTCGATTAGTATTGGAAGAAGGCAGAAAACCTAGGGAATTGGCCGAAGAACTTAATATCTCGACACCTACATTAAGAAATTGGGTCAATATTTATAAAGAAACAAATGAAGAGGGCCCAGCGGACTCCAGTATTGGTTTTTCAGGTCTCAGTCTGAAAGAGGAAAAGGACAAAATAATTAAAGATTTACAGGAAGAGAATGAGATATTAAAAAAGGCAATGCACATTTTTACGAAACAGCCAAAATGA
- a CDS encoding 4'-phosphopantetheinyl transferase family protein, whose amino-acid sequence MIEYFMNKKKFYKSYIKFYEADSVNLDYIDDIFNEKEWNYLNLQNGKRTIEAKKSLYFGKKAIMEFLDIGLDEIKNVSLLKGVFGQPIIVNNLFLLMNMNMGISITHTDKTFGILIFDQLHPMGIDIETKTKTDSEFLETYLTESEKKMIKDSDGLLSNEIFFSAKESLSKILKTGLTSPLEIYEISKAEMDHDNISLFYRNFPQYKSAVVLVNDEIRSVTFPINSTKIIEGEYQWN is encoded by the coding sequence TTGATTGAATATTTTATGAATAAGAAAAAATTTTATAAATCTTACATCAAGTTTTATGAAGCGGATTCAGTCAATTTGGACTATATTGATGATATTTTCAACGAAAAGGAATGGAATTATCTTAATTTACAAAATGGGAAAAGAACCATCGAAGCAAAGAAAAGTTTGTACTTTGGAAAAAAAGCAATTATGGAGTTTTTAGATATAGGTTTGGATGAAATAAAGAATGTATCACTGTTGAAAGGAGTCTTTGGACAGCCGATTATTGTTAATAACTTGTTCTTATTAATGAACATGAACATGGGTATATCCATCACTCATACGGATAAAACATTCGGGATACTGATTTTTGATCAACTGCATCCAATGGGAATCGATATTGAAACTAAAACGAAAACTGATTCTGAATTTTTAGAGACCTATTTAACTGAATCCGAGAAAAAGATGATTAAGGATAGTGATGGTCTTTTAAGTAATGAAATTTTCTTTAGTGCAAAAGAAAGTCTATCAAAAATACTAAAAACAGGATTGACCTCTCCACTTGAAATCTATGAGATTTCCAAGGCTGAAATGGATCATGATAACATCTCACTTTTCTATAGAAATTTTCCCCAGTACAAATCAGCGGTCGTACTCGTGAATGATGAAATAAGAAGCGTTACCTTTCCAATAAACTCTACGAAAATAATTGAGGGGGAATACCAATGGAATTAA
- a CDS encoding phosphopantetheine-binding protein, translated as METTIAVKERLIEEQLIGFWKEILEQETIGADSNFFDLGGNSLLAMQFIQMVKNNMGVRLPIKVMFEQSTIQELSVLIKQLDDINKLG; from the coding sequence ATGGAAACAACTATTGCGGTGAAGGAAAGGTTAATTGAGGAACAGCTTATAGGATTTTGGAAAGAGATCCTAGAGCAAGAAACAATAGGTGCAGATTCCAACTTCTTTGACTTGGGAGGGAATTCCCTTTTAGCCATGCAATTTATTCAAATGGTGAAGAATAACATGGGAGTGAGATTGCCAATCAAAGTGATGTTCGAACAATCAACCATCCAGGAACTATCCGTACTCATCAAACAATTGGATGATATTAATAAGTTAGGTTGA
- a CDS encoding non-ribosomal peptide synthetase — MKMNSLANLFEESVREYGDNIAVRNKDRQFTYKETNVLANKMAMYIKDKGINKGDNVGIYIEKSEHVLFLIIALLKLGATYVPIDPKSPDERVKHIIKNSELKLLIGDKGRISGIDCNYVTLDEVIGNSKDMTGENFHTLIDPEDPAYIIFTSGSTGKPKGVCVSHENVMNLFLGCDGLFEFNNKDKWTFFHSYAFDFSVWEMWGAWIYGGEVVVVSFEESRNPISFVDLLISTQTTVFNCTPSAFFEVIGELIYRQNELSLKYIIFGGEALNFKKLTQWFSPENGRLPKLINMYGITETTVHVTYKEIAKSDVEKGITNIGKVLPHLGFKVMNQHGEEVTGDEEGELYVSGKGVSLGYYKNTMMNKMKFTDIDNVRYYKSGDVVKVLDDGDLQYIARNDEQVQLRGFRIELGEIESSYNDLENIKNAVVTMDKAFNDDKHLFLYYVADEELAADYLRESVKSSLPAYMIPSFFIKVDSIPLTVNGKLDKSLLPKFINKDSETPSNIKSPVDETISGKVRELVVSIIGNGVIKNNQSLLEWGMNSLSIMRLIVNIKNQFHIEMAPSVLLDNDTIMKLSKVIETRQKEEVKQDHAPININDRNTYPLTYEQENLWFIHQTNADKSLYNIVFSYEISGEVNEGYLELSLDKLSDKHQILKSVIREEAGMGILAFDESIHHDITYFDVSDIPLDMQEEKINHLVKEETERQFDLGNGPLLSIALVRKNECEYQLLCNIHHIIFDGWSIPLMINDWFAIYEEIENGGRNDGENQSIQYGDYALWQKNSPNYVSSKDNEFWSNEITALRQKSFLQYDHQKTGEGKSTSDMISFLLPKEIQNNLEILHKKTKSTLFMSLLTAYQTFLSVYFDEEEVVVGSPLAKRNHVDTEQLIGYFVNTLPFKLNVSQEDSFEGILRKNIKNIAGVFDHQNLPTKEILKYISAERTMENTPLFDTVFVLQNNQKEKLAYRNFTLKPKKINTFKAKFDLVVQAEEVDEGELFISFEYSKSLFNKATIQRMASNFQYWLQEITTEETKKIKDITYLEPAQLRSIIEMGTGNVNQEVEESHFEDVITRFEDKVSENFNDVAIVHGDDKLTYSELNDRANQVAQRLFLNHVDVEDRIGIFMDRSINMVTAILAIMKVGAAYVPLDPSQPESRLKHMIEDSQITYCLSNEEGLSKYPGDERKLICIEDILNEREIECEEFVSRKISEGDLAYIIYTSGTTGKPKGVMIEHGGLANLCNWHINYYSVDGKDAAVLVSNTSFDASVWEIFPYLTNGNKLLILDYYDLLDVEILSEKMEKEKVTLAFFSTGLLEQLFINDMKFPRSIKAILTGGDRLKTIPDHLNFDLYNNYGPTEGTVVSTAYKVLPSDDTVIPIGKPILNAEAYVFNSRMKPTPKGQIGELYIGGKGIARGYINHPEKNVESFIPNPFNPSRKLYKTGDLVKYTEDGNLLFAGRADDQVKIRGYRIELGEISAVLNKCKGIKDCFIAIKDESKAKKFIIAYYISDNDLEENYIRDYMKNHLPQYMIPSYFIKMESFPLTVNGKVDMKSLPDTKTVTEGTNNKSVVNGTEQKLLKIWKEVLNNQEITIFDNFFECGGDSILSIQICSLAKKENLFITSRNIFEKQSIEELAKVVELTGDLTINQSDVFGKAPFTPIQSWFFTQQINNYNHWNQSVTLKGYPQLNEKRLQKIMAHIVRHHDGLRSRFNKDEAFSKVEKHVDPTENWTMNYVNLSNMNKDKQEREIARLENGAQQGMNISNGPLMKIECINTGQNEHVIIWIIHHLLVDGVSWRILIEDFDRLYIQDVNNQELKLDNKTTSYKEWANNLNQYKNSIPLGIKEYWLNEHEAVNENALVKTGSVYDGKSFELKLNKEITNKIYNEMTKAYKASIDEIYLSIFATLIGKYFNKKDIHFTLEGHGREELFAGVDLSRTVGWFTTMCPVYIENKETISNTIQGTKKKLRTLPNKGIEYGILTELCGETHMKQNRPIISFNNLGRFHQSNELAAKEVIFFSDQDIQHNSYTEHEVDIELLVVNEEQTIKINYNRHFVREDFEKYIQRNFPKLLQALEEEIKLVKQMYRPEDFPLLDMPEEELNQLLRKETGIVDIYELTALQKGMLYHSLFDSESSQYKVQLIFDIKGFLDVEKLKNAIVTTAGKHDILKTKLYSSKKGLFYQLLMHSMDTEIEYEEIMDQQVKLEKLLADQYKIIDIENNRLNRFMIVKLADNEYQLIWTFHHIIMDGWSYSMVINDIFDSYHSITPSSSGSASFKKYVEYMKDYTSNKELRDYWAGKLEGARNSGSSLTGVWEGEGYIENSYLKVLDEELSDSIQRFCQEYKITMNTFFLTIWLATLKEVKGMEDVCCGVVTSGRNIPVQNIEAMVGPFINTVPFIKHISQEKTYIELLDEVQKEFLELTAFENTPLSEIYEWAHLENDLFESLYAFENYPMTLPDNDEIIVSLKEGRETTHYPIVIIITPGSSVQIKFNEAEVNPKLRSSVLSLFNRILSEMLEKMKVK, encoded by the coding sequence ATGAAGATGAATTCTTTAGCGAATCTATTTGAAGAAAGTGTTAGGGAATATGGAGACAATATTGCAGTAAGAAATAAGGATAGGCAATTTACATATAAAGAAACGAATGTCTTGGCAAATAAAATGGCGATGTACATAAAGGACAAAGGGATAAATAAAGGAGACAATGTCGGAATCTATATTGAAAAGTCAGAGCATGTTTTATTTTTAATCATAGCACTCCTTAAATTGGGGGCTACCTATGTACCTATCGACCCTAAAAGTCCTGATGAAAGAGTAAAGCATATAATAAAGAATTCAGAATTGAAGTTATTGATTGGGGATAAAGGCCGGATTAGCGGTATTGATTGCAATTATGTAACCCTCGATGAAGTGATAGGGAATTCAAAAGACATGACAGGTGAGAATTTCCATACCTTAATTGATCCAGAGGATCCAGCCTATATCATTTTCACATCGGGCTCTACAGGAAAGCCTAAAGGAGTTTGCGTTTCACATGAAAATGTCATGAACTTGTTTTTAGGCTGCGACGGTTTGTTCGAGTTCAATAATAAAGATAAATGGACATTTTTCCATTCCTACGCATTTGATTTCTCCGTATGGGAGATGTGGGGGGCTTGGATATATGGCGGAGAAGTTGTAGTGGTTTCATTTGAGGAAAGCAGAAATCCAATATCCTTTGTTGATTTATTGATCAGTACACAAACAACCGTTTTCAATTGTACGCCAAGCGCTTTCTTCGAGGTGATTGGTGAGCTCATATATCGTCAAAATGAATTAAGTTTAAAATACATCATTTTTGGAGGGGAAGCATTAAACTTCAAGAAATTGACGCAGTGGTTTTCTCCCGAAAATGGCAGGCTGCCAAAGCTAATAAATATGTACGGAATAACTGAAACCACCGTTCATGTAACATACAAAGAAATCGCCAAGAGTGATGTGGAAAAAGGAATTACCAATATCGGAAAAGTCTTGCCTCATCTTGGGTTCAAGGTGATGAATCAACATGGAGAAGAAGTAACTGGAGATGAAGAGGGCGAGTTATACGTTTCAGGAAAAGGTGTTTCGCTAGGCTACTATAAAAATACCATGATGAATAAGATGAAATTTACAGACATTGATAATGTTCGCTACTATAAGTCAGGGGATGTAGTGAAAGTTTTGGATGATGGTGATCTGCAATATATCGCCAGGAATGATGAGCAAGTGCAGTTAAGAGGTTTCAGGATTGAATTAGGGGAAATAGAGAGCTCGTATAATGATTTGGAAAACATCAAGAATGCAGTCGTTACGATGGATAAAGCGTTTAATGATGATAAGCATTTATTTTTATACTATGTTGCTGATGAAGAATTAGCTGCCGATTATTTGAGGGAAAGTGTAAAAAGCTCATTGCCAGCCTATATGATACCAAGCTTTTTTATCAAGGTGGACAGCATCCCCCTAACGGTAAATGGAAAACTGGATAAATCACTATTACCAAAATTCATCAATAAAGACAGTGAAACGCCATCGAATATCAAGAGTCCAGTGGATGAAACAATAAGTGGAAAAGTAAGGGAATTGGTGGTTAGCATCATAGGTAATGGGGTTATAAAAAATAATCAGTCCTTACTTGAATGGGGAATGAACTCATTATCGATAATGAGATTGATTGTCAATATAAAAAATCAATTTCATATTGAAATGGCTCCTTCAGTTTTATTGGATAACGATACGATTATGAAATTATCCAAAGTCATAGAAACTCGTCAAAAAGAAGAGGTGAAGCAAGATCATGCACCGATCAATATTAATGATAGAAATACATATCCTTTAACATATGAACAAGAAAATTTGTGGTTCATTCACCAAACCAATGCCGACAAATCGTTATATAACATCGTTTTTTCATATGAAATATCAGGTGAAGTGAATGAAGGTTACCTGGAACTATCATTAGATAAGCTAAGCGATAAACATCAAATTTTAAAAAGTGTCATTAGAGAGGAAGCTGGAATGGGCATCTTGGCATTCGATGAGTCGATTCATCATGATATTACCTATTTCGATGTTTCGGATATTCCCTTAGACATGCAGGAAGAAAAAATAAATCACTTGGTGAAGGAAGAAACGGAACGGCAATTTGATTTAGGAAATGGTCCCCTCTTATCGATTGCGCTAGTAAGGAAAAATGAATGTGAATATCAATTACTATGTAACATCCACCATATTATTTTTGATGGTTGGTCGATTCCATTAATGATCAATGATTGGTTTGCCATTTATGAGGAAATCGAGAATGGCGGACGAAATGATGGAGAAAACCAATCAATCCAATATGGAGATTATGCTTTATGGCAAAAAAACTCGCCAAATTATGTAAGCAGTAAGGATAATGAGTTCTGGAGTAATGAAATAACTGCATTAAGGCAAAAGTCCTTTTTACAATATGATCATCAAAAAACCGGAGAAGGTAAAAGCACTTCGGATATGATCAGCTTTTTGTTACCTAAAGAAATTCAAAACAACCTGGAAATTCTTCATAAAAAAACGAAATCGACTTTGTTCATGAGTTTACTTACGGCCTATCAAACCTTTTTATCGGTTTATTTTGATGAAGAGGAAGTTGTCGTCGGAAGTCCTTTGGCGAAGAGAAACCATGTGGATACTGAACAATTGATAGGATATTTCGTCAACACCTTGCCCTTTAAATTAAATGTATCCCAGGAAGATTCATTTGAAGGGATTTTACGGAAAAACATAAAAAACATTGCAGGAGTTTTTGACCATCAAAATTTACCTACTAAGGAAATTTTGAAATATATATCAGCAGAAAGAACCATGGAAAATACGCCATTGTTCGATACAGTATTTGTCCTGCAAAATAACCAAAAAGAAAAGCTGGCATATAGAAATTTCACGTTAAAACCGAAAAAAATCAATACCTTTAAAGCTAAATTTGATTTAGTTGTTCAGGCAGAAGAAGTGGATGAGGGTGAACTATTCATTTCGTTTGAATACAGCAAATCATTATTTAATAAAGCGACGATTCAAAGAATGGCTAGTAATTTTCAGTATTGGCTGCAAGAGATTACAACCGAGGAAACCAAGAAGATAAAGGACATTACCTACCTAGAGCCTGCACAATTACGATCAATAATCGAAATGGGTACAGGTAATGTAAATCAAGAAGTGGAAGAAAGCCATTTTGAAGATGTAATAACTAGGTTTGAGGATAAAGTAAGTGAAAATTTCAATGATGTTGCCATTGTTCATGGTGATGATAAGCTGACATATAGCGAGTTAAATGACCGGGCAAATCAGGTGGCGCAACGATTATTCCTGAACCATGTAGATGTGGAAGATAGGATTGGGATTTTTATGGATCGATCGATCAATATGGTTACGGCCATTTTAGCCATCATGAAAGTTGGGGCGGCATATGTGCCTTTGGACCCATCACAACCAGAGTCACGGCTGAAACATATGATAGAGGATTCTCAAATCACATATTGTTTAAGTAATGAAGAAGGACTTTCAAAGTATCCCGGTGATGAAAGAAAACTAATATGTATCGAAGACATACTAAATGAACGGGAAATTGAATGCGAAGAATTCGTTTCAAGAAAGATATCGGAAGGTGATCTGGCCTATATCATCTACACTTCAGGAACAACGGGAAAACCTAAAGGGGTCATGATTGAACATGGAGGGTTGGCTAACCTCTGTAATTGGCATATCAATTATTATTCTGTCGATGGAAAAGATGCAGCAGTACTAGTTTCGAATACATCTTTTGATGCTTCCGTTTGGGAGATATTCCCTTACCTGACAAATGGGAATAAACTCCTGATATTGGATTACTATGATTTATTGGATGTAGAGATCCTTTCGGAGAAGATGGAAAAGGAGAAAGTCACACTCGCGTTTTTTTCAACGGGACTGCTCGAGCAATTGTTTATCAACGATATGAAATTTCCACGATCAATCAAAGCCATTTTGACAGGGGGAGATCGTTTAAAAACGATACCCGATCATTTGAATTTTGATTTATATAATAATTACGGGCCAACTGAGGGAACTGTCGTTTCGACAGCATATAAGGTACTTCCAAGTGATGATACAGTGATCCCAATCGGAAAGCCAATCTTAAATGCAGAAGCATATGTGTTCAATTCCAGGATGAAGCCGACTCCTAAAGGTCAAATAGGAGAGCTGTATATCGGCGGGAAAGGCATTGCAAGAGGATATATAAATCATCCGGAGAAAAACGTTGAAAGCTTCATCCCAAATCCGTTCAATCCTTCAAGGAAGCTATATAAAACTGGAGATTTAGTTAAGTATACCGAGGATGGAAATTTACTATTTGCGGGCAGAGCGGATGACCAAGTGAAAATCAGGGGATATCGTATCGAACTTGGCGAGATCAGTGCCGTTCTAAATAAATGCAAAGGTATAAAGGATTGCTTTATAGCGATAAAAGATGAATCCAAGGCAAAGAAATTCATCATTGCTTATTATATCTCCGACAATGACCTGGAAGAAAACTATATCAGGGATTATATGAAGAATCATCTTCCGCAATATATGATTCCTTCTTATTTCATTAAAATGGAGTCATTTCCGCTTACCGTTAACGGCAAAGTCGACATGAAGAGCCTGCCGGATACAAAAACGGTCACGGAGGGAACCAACAATAAAAGTGTCGTTAATGGAACGGAACAAAAATTGTTAAAGATATGGAAAGAGGTGCTGAATAATCAGGAAATAACCATCTTTGATAACTTTTTCGAATGTGGAGGAGACTCCATCCTAAGCATTCAAATTTGTTCACTTGCCAAGAAAGAAAATCTTTTCATTACTTCAAGAAACATATTTGAAAAACAAAGTATCGAAGAGCTGGCAAAGGTTGTGGAATTGACTGGAGATTTAACGATAAATCAGTCTGATGTTTTTGGAAAGGCGCCATTTACACCTATTCAAAGTTGGTTTTTCACTCAACAAATAAATAATTATAATCATTGGAATCAATCTGTAACGTTAAAGGGATACCCGCAATTGAATGAGAAGCGGCTGCAAAAGATCATGGCCCATATCGTTCGACATCATGATGGGCTGAGATCAAGATTCAATAAAGATGAAGCATTTTCAAAAGTGGAAAAGCATGTCGACCCGACTGAAAATTGGACTATGAATTACGTAAATCTATCGAACATGAATAAGGACAAACAGGAACGGGAAATAGCTAGACTCGAGAACGGTGCACAGCAGGGCATGAACATTTCAAACGGACCACTGATGAAAATTGAATGCATCAATACTGGCCAAAATGAGCATGTAATCATTTGGATCATTCATCATTTACTTGTTGATGGGGTTTCCTGGAGAATCTTGATCGAAGATTTTGACCGGCTATATATTCAGGATGTCAACAATCAAGAACTAAAACTGGATAATAAAACGACATCATACAAGGAATGGGCGAATAATCTAAACCAATACAAAAATAGCATCCCATTAGGCATTAAAGAGTACTGGCTGAATGAACATGAGGCAGTAAACGAAAACGCCCTAGTCAAAACAGGGAGTGTTTACGATGGAAAATCATTTGAATTGAAGCTGAATAAAGAGATTACAAACAAAATCTATAATGAAATGACAAAAGCGTATAAAGCATCCATTGATGAAATATATTTATCAATTTTCGCAACGCTAATCGGGAAGTATTTTAATAAAAAGGATATTCATTTCACTTTGGAGGGACATGGTCGCGAAGAATTATTTGCAGGTGTCGATTTGTCCAGGACAGTAGGATGGTTTACGACCATGTGCCCGGTTTATATAGAAAATAAAGAAACCATTTCGAACACGATTCAAGGAACAAAGAAAAAATTAAGGACACTGCCTAATAAAGGGATTGAGTATGGAATCCTGACAGAATTATGTGGCGAGACACATATGAAACAAAATCGGCCGATTATCAGTTTTAATAATTTAGGTAGATTTCACCAAAGCAATGAATTGGCTGCAAAAGAGGTCATCTTTTTTAGTGATCAAGATATACAACATAATTCCTATACCGAGCATGAAGTCGATATTGAATTGCTTGTAGTGAACGAAGAGCAAACTATAAAAATAAACTATAACAGACATTTCGTCAGAGAAGATTTTGAGAAATATATTCAACGCAATTTTCCGAAATTGTTACAGGCATTGGAAGAAGAAATAAAATTGGTGAAACAGATGTACCGTCCGGAAGACTTTCCATTGTTGGATATGCCTGAAGAGGAACTTAACCAACTACTGCGCAAAGAAACAGGAATAGTAGATATTTATGAATTGACTGCTTTGCAAAAAGGGATGTTGTACCATAGCTTGTTTGATAGTGAGAGCAGCCAGTATAAAGTGCAACTCATATTTGATATTAAAGGTTTTCTGGACGTCGAAAAATTAAAGAATGCCATTGTGACAACGGCAGGAAAACATGACATTTTAAAAACGAAATTATATTCAAGTAAAAAAGGGTTATTCTACCAACTATTAATGCATTCCATGGATACCGAGATTGAATATGAAGAAATAATGGATCAGCAAGTAAAGCTGGAAAAGTTGTTAGCAGATCAATATAAGATCATAGATATCGAGAACAATAGGTTGAATCGGTTCATGATCGTTAAGCTTGCGGACAATGAATACCAATTAATATGGACATTCCATCATATTATTATGGATGGCTGGAGTTATTCGATGGTTATTAATGACATTTTTGATTCTTATCATTCAATAACTCCATCATCATCCGGTAGTGCTTCATTTAAAAAGTATGTTGAATATATGAAAGATTATACGAGTAATAAGGAGCTGCGGGACTATTGGGCAGGGAAATTGGAAGGCGCCCGAAATTCTGGATCTAGTTTAACGGGAGTGTGGGAAGGCGAGGGATACATTGAAAATAGCTACTTGAAAGTATTGGATGAGGAATTGAGTGATTCCATTCAACGATTCTGTCAGGAATACAAGATTACCATGAATACTTTCTTTCTAACTATATGGCTAGCCACTTTAAAAGAGGTAAAAGGTATGGAAGATGTATGCTGCGGCGTAGTGACATCCGGCAGGAATATCCCAGTCCAAAATATTGAGGCCATGGTTGGTCCATTTATCAATACTGTGCCATTTATAAAGCATATCAGCCAAGAAAAGACTTACATTGAACTGCTCGATGAAGTTCAAAAGGAATTTTTGGAATTAACTGCCTTTGAGAATACACCATTATCAGAGATTTATGAGTGGGCCCATTTGGAAAATGATTTGTTTGAATCATTATATGCGTTTGAAAACTATCCCATGACTTTGCCTGATAATGATGAAATCATTGTGAGTTTGAAAGAAGGACGGGAAACGACACATTATCCAATCGTCATTATCATCACCCCTGGTTCAAGTGTTCAAATTAAGTTTAATGAGGCAGAGGTCAATCCAAAGTTAAGGTCATCAGTACTTTCTCTATTTAATCGAATCTTAAGCGAAATGCTAGAAAAAATGAAAGTGAAATGA